A window from Neobacillus sp. PS3-40 encodes these proteins:
- a CDS encoding C40 family peptidase — MQTQVLFGQEVLVTEERRGWAHVLIPNQPTSQNSGGYPGWIPIEQLIKHENWNLDGDPIVVVTSKKAFLYDENSEPFMELCFQTILPYQKEQNGKAFVQTPGGAGSINVENILIYESLNTIPKGSGKEIVATGEQFLHLPYLWGGMSSYGYDCSGFCYLMCKANGYDIPRDAHDQAKVGMAVNLSEIKPGDLLFFAKDMGKGRIHHVGIYYGQGKLLHSPYTGKTIEIIPLKGTKYETELCLARRFWIE, encoded by the coding sequence GTGCAAACTCAGGTTCTATTCGGGCAGGAGGTTCTCGTTACAGAGGAAAGAAGAGGTTGGGCACATGTCCTTATTCCAAATCAGCCAACTTCACAAAATAGTGGCGGTTATCCTGGCTGGATTCCAATCGAACAGTTAATCAAACACGAAAATTGGAATTTGGATGGGGATCCAATCGTAGTTGTGACGAGTAAAAAGGCATTTTTATATGATGAAAATAGTGAACCTTTTATGGAATTATGCTTTCAAACTATTTTACCCTACCAAAAAGAACAAAATGGAAAAGCGTTCGTCCAAACTCCAGGCGGTGCTGGTTCGATAAATGTTGAAAATATATTGATTTATGAATCCCTAAACACGATTCCAAAAGGAAGCGGAAAAGAGATTGTAGCGACTGGAGAACAATTTCTTCACCTACCCTATTTATGGGGGGGAATGAGCAGCTATGGTTATGATTGTTCCGGCTTTTGTTATTTGATGTGTAAGGCAAATGGATATGATATTCCACGCGACGCGCATGATCAGGCAAAAGTAGGAATGGCAGTCAATTTATCTGAAATAAAGCCAGGCGATTTGCTTTTTTTTGCAAAGGACATGGGTAAGGGCAGGATCCATCATGTTGGAATTTATTACGGACAGGGTAAGTTGCTACATTCACCATACACAGGTAAAACAATTGAAATCATTCCACTTAAGGGGACAAAATACGAAACAGAACTTTGCTTAGCAAGACGTTTCTGGATTGAATAA
- a CDS encoding LD-carboxypeptidase, which produces MVTKPKRLQKGDTIGVIAPASPPDFEKLEQGIRFIEKLGLHVKIGKHIEKKMGYLAGTDEERLEDFHTMFTDNNVKAVICARGGYGTARFASKIDYELIKKNPKIFWGYSDITFLHTAIHQQTGLVTFHGPMLESDLGTSDVDPLSKHYFQQLFEPQTITYSERISPLEGMVHGMARGQIVGGNLSLLISTLGTPFEIDTRGKLLFIEDVNEIPITIDRMLNQLFMAGKLKDITGFLIGDFHDCLSKTDGSLTLEDVLIHYVLLANKPTLKGFKIGHCSPNISIPLGVWASINTFEKKLHVESGIL; this is translated from the coding sequence ATGGTTACTAAGCCGAAACGGTTACAAAAAGGAGATACAATAGGAGTGATTGCTCCGGCAAGTCCTCCAGACTTTGAAAAATTAGAGCAGGGCATCCGGTTTATTGAAAAATTGGGACTGCATGTGAAAATAGGGAAACACATTGAAAAAAAGATGGGTTATTTAGCTGGAACAGATGAAGAGCGACTTGAAGATTTTCATACCATGTTTACAGATAATAATGTGAAAGCCGTTATTTGTGCACGGGGAGGATATGGAACAGCCAGATTCGCTTCGAAGATTGATTATGAATTGATCAAGAAAAACCCGAAAATATTTTGGGGCTACAGTGATATTACTTTTTTACATACAGCCATTCATCAGCAAACAGGACTTGTCACCTTCCATGGGCCAATGCTCGAATCTGATCTTGGTACATCAGATGTTGATCCATTATCGAAACATTATTTTCAGCAATTATTTGAGCCTCAAACGATCACCTATTCTGAGAGAATTTCACCATTAGAGGGAATGGTTCACGGAATGGCTAGGGGGCAAATTGTTGGCGGGAATTTATCCCTTTTAATTAGCACACTAGGTACACCGTTTGAAATTGATACACGTGGAAAACTGCTTTTTATTGAAGATGTGAATGAGATACCAATCACAATTGATCGAATGCTTAATCAATTGTTTATGGCAGGAAAATTAAAGGACATTACAGGATTTCTAATTGGGGACTTCCATGATTGCCTTTCGAAGACTGATGGAAGCCTTACACTTGAAGATGTGTTAATCCATTATGTACTCCTAGCAAACAAGCCTACTTTAAAAGGGTTTAAAATAGGGCACTGTTCACCAAATATTTCGATTCCGCTTGGGGTGTGGGCAAGCATAAATACATTTGAAAAAAAGCTACATGTTGAAAGTGGGATTTTATAA
- a CDS encoding TerD family protein, with the protein MGVTLSKGQKVDLTKSHPGLQNVIVGLGWSINNMGSNFDLDASAFLLGETGKVQSDADFVFYNNPNGGNGSIIYSGDNRVGSGVKDDEQISIDLLKVPSHIHRIAFTITIHDAQVKGQNFGQIPNSYVRIFNKHTNEELVRFDLGRNFTVETAIVAAELYRHNGEWKFNAIASGFQGGLGALCRNFGIHVDDEPAVTSSTTSFQTSGSHMGTPVQQPSFTQSTPVYSTPTATHQTYGGDNISCPNCHSTNIRTGEKGFGLGKAAIGGLILGPIGLLGGFIGRNQLKLTCTNCGKSWSPNQTDYVEWANQQKRRAQELFTRYKSQDVLDAVVAGCALVGMADGRLDPAEREKMLEFVHQSDELRVFETNKVIQKFNYFVGKIEHDQIIGKAEAFKALGKVRTKPEIARLIARYCIAIGYADGHFDQNEKQMVSDICRELGLNPAEFLS; encoded by the coding sequence GTGGGTGTTACGCTTAGTAAGGGGCAAAAGGTGGATTTAACAAAATCTCATCCTGGTTTGCAAAATGTAATTGTTGGATTAGGCTGGAGTATTAACAATATGGGTTCTAATTTCGATTTAGATGCCTCTGCCTTTTTATTAGGAGAAACTGGAAAGGTTCAAAGCGATGCTGATTTTGTTTTTTATAATAATCCCAATGGTGGCAATGGCTCCATTATATATAGCGGTGACAACCGTGTAGGGTCAGGAGTAAAGGATGATGAACAAATTAGTATTGATTTGCTCAAAGTTCCTTCACATATCCACCGAATTGCCTTCACGATAACAATTCATGATGCCCAAGTGAAAGGGCAAAATTTTGGACAAATACCTAATTCGTATGTAAGAATTTTTAACAAACATACCAATGAAGAACTTGTACGGTTTGACCTTGGCAGAAATTTCACAGTTGAAACAGCAATAGTTGCCGCTGAGCTTTATCGACATAATGGGGAATGGAAGTTTAATGCTATAGCAAGCGGATTTCAGGGAGGATTAGGTGCATTGTGCCGTAATTTTGGAATACATGTTGATGATGAGCCCGCTGTTACATCCTCAACAACTTCATTCCAAACTAGTGGATCACATATGGGAACACCAGTCCAGCAGCCTTCATTTACTCAGTCTACACCAGTGTATTCAACTCCGACTGCAACTCACCAAACCTATGGTGGGGATAATATAAGCTGTCCTAACTGTCATTCAACAAATATTCGAACAGGAGAAAAAGGCTTTGGCCTTGGAAAAGCTGCGATTGGTGGTCTAATCCTGGGTCCAATTGGTCTTTTAGGGGGCTTTATCGGGAGAAATCAACTTAAACTTACTTGTACCAACTGCGGTAAGTCATGGTCTCCTAATCAAACGGACTATGTTGAATGGGCCAATCAACAGAAGCGAAGAGCACAAGAATTATTTACTCGGTATAAAAGCCAGGATGTATTGGATGCCGTTGTGGCAGGATGTGCCTTGGTAGGAATGGCAGACGGAAGATTAGATCCAGCAGAACGAGAGAAAATGCTTGAATTTGTCCATCAAAGTGATGAATTACGTGTATTTGAAACCAATAAGGTCATCCAAAAATTCAATTATTTTGTTGGGAAAATTGAACACGATCAAATCATCGGTAAGGCTGAAGCGTTTAAAGCACTTGGAAAAGTTAGAACAAAACCTGAAATTGCGAGATTAATTGCTCGCTACTGCATTGCTATCGGCTATGCTGATGGACATTTTGACCAAAATGAAAAGCAAATGG
- a CDS encoding MMPL family transporter: MRLILKRKWLVLVAWIAIITVLIMSAPNMESLVRQKGQINVPDGYSSTLSQKILKDVQSKENSGRDVQTALVFHSDKKLTKSDLARAEKAVNQLEDKKMKLGITSITTHFKEKQLKDQLVSKDGKTILVSLKVTANGRETKEVSKDLYKAIDNCKLVHYYTGSWMIDEDLINNSQEGLKKTEGITVVFILAVLLLVFRSIITPLVPLITVGISYLTAQSIVAILVDKMNFPISNFTQIFLVSVLFGIGTDYCILLLSRFKEEMSHRDSVAESILETYRTAGKTVLFSGIAVMIGFASIGLSTFKLYQSASAVAVGVAILMVALFTVVPFFMAVLGKKLFWPSKGKLEHGESKIWGFAGSFALARPLIAFLVVAVVSVPFLFTYKGQLSFNSLEEIGSSFHSIKGFNIISDSFGPGESMPTQIVIKNDEKMDSSDYISLTEKLTQELKKVDDIKTVRSVTRPTGDPLDDLYISKQVKSLGDGLGKGTDGIQKISSGLEEAGTKLAANEPKMKEATTGISSLISGTNQLKTGMSPLKEGLTKIEDGLKKGSAGSSQIKSGMEQIKDNSEKLVAGNKQLLKGYQQASVGLATLATNYKAISEGVTSLHNSLLNTNQYFSNLEKDYTNIQQNQNYQAIKMTVQGAQGATETLGGSLKQLNDALAGAQSGIATANDSFEKTIAGQEAIVKGMEALVKGIEQQQAGLDAMANGQGQIVSNLSKFSGGLSSLNDGQQQLLNGFKDLGGQIDQLSTGLNQSADGLNQVSTGLNSAQGYLSGVAKEKQNGFYIPEEVLAGKDFSQALDAYMSKDRKVMTIDVVFTKNPYSIEAIHRVPELKEAVKRAVKDTKLENAEVAIGGVTSVYHDLDTISEHDYSRTVVLMLVGIFIILIILLRSIIMPIYLIGSLILTYYTSMAISETIFVNWLGYSGISWAVPFFAFVILIALGIDYSIFLMDRFNEFKHLPVEKAILSSMKKMGTVIISAAIILGGTFAAMMPSGVLSLLQIATILSIGLFLYAFIVLPLLVPVMVKTFGDANWWPFRKHKDTNQQSDISL; encoded by the coding sequence ATGAGGTTAATTTTAAAAAGAAAATGGTTAGTCCTAGTGGCGTGGATTGCTATTATTACTGTTCTGATTATGTCTGCCCCAAATATGGAAAGTCTCGTTCGCCAAAAGGGGCAAATCAATGTACCTGATGGCTATTCATCGACGTTGTCTCAAAAAATTTTAAAAGATGTACAGTCAAAGGAGAATAGTGGCAGAGACGTTCAGACTGCACTTGTTTTCCATAGTGATAAAAAGCTAACAAAATCAGACCTGGCTAGAGCAGAAAAAGCTGTAAATCAACTTGAAGATAAGAAAATGAAGCTTGGGATTACCTCGATCACAACCCATTTTAAAGAAAAACAATTAAAGGATCAGCTTGTCTCAAAAGATGGAAAGACAATTTTAGTTTCTCTAAAGGTAACCGCAAATGGCAGGGAAACAAAAGAGGTATCGAAAGATTTATATAAAGCTATTGATAATTGCAAGCTAGTACACTATTATACTGGCAGCTGGATGATTGATGAGGATTTGATCAATAATTCACAGGAAGGCTTGAAAAAAACAGAGGGAATTACGGTTGTGTTTATTCTGGCGGTATTATTGCTTGTCTTCCGCTCGATCATTACACCGCTCGTACCGCTCATTACAGTTGGGATTAGTTATTTAACTGCACAATCAATTGTTGCCATTTTAGTTGATAAAATGAATTTTCCCATCTCCAATTTCACACAAATATTCCTAGTTTCTGTATTGTTTGGGATTGGCACTGATTATTGCATATTATTGCTTAGCAGATTTAAAGAGGAAATGTCACATAGAGATTCTGTAGCAGAATCTATTTTGGAAACATACCGAACAGCTGGAAAAACAGTTCTTTTTAGTGGTATTGCCGTTATGATCGGCTTTGCATCAATCGGATTATCTACTTTTAAGCTTTATCAATCCGCTTCAGCTGTCGCTGTTGGGGTAGCAATCCTTATGGTAGCACTTTTCACGGTTGTGCCATTTTTTATGGCGGTTCTTGGCAAAAAATTGTTCTGGCCTTCAAAAGGGAAACTTGAACATGGGGAAAGCAAAATTTGGGGGTTTGCAGGTAGCTTTGCCCTTGCTCGCCCCTTGATAGCATTTCTTGTTGTTGCAGTCGTCTCGGTACCGTTTCTATTTACTTATAAGGGACAGCTATCCTTTAATTCTCTAGAGGAAATCGGTAGCAGCTTTCATTCTATTAAAGGTTTTAATATCATTTCCGATTCGTTCGGACCAGGTGAATCGATGCCAACGCAAATTGTCATTAAAAATGACGAGAAAATGGATTCATCCGATTACATCTCCCTAACAGAGAAATTAACGCAAGAATTGAAAAAGGTAGATGATATCAAAACTGTCCGGTCGGTTACTCGTCCAACCGGGGATCCTCTCGATGACTTATATATATCAAAACAAGTTAAAAGTCTCGGTGATGGTCTTGGTAAAGGAACTGATGGGATTCAGAAAATCAGTAGTGGCCTAGAAGAAGCTGGTACTAAGTTAGCGGCAAATGAACCAAAAATGAAGGAAGCAACTACAGGAATTTCGAGCTTAATCTCTGGAACAAACCAGTTGAAAACAGGAATGAGCCCTCTAAAAGAAGGCTTAACGAAAATTGAGGATGGTCTTAAGAAAGGCTCTGCAGGTTCATCTCAAATAAAAAGCGGTATGGAGCAAATTAAAGACAATTCCGAAAAATTAGTAGCTGGGAATAAACAATTGTTGAAGGGCTATCAACAGGCAAGTGTTGGACTTGCGACACTGGCAACCAATTACAAAGCAATTTCTGAGGGAGTCACTTCCTTGCATAATAGTTTGCTAAATACGAATCAATATTTTAGCAATCTTGAAAAAGACTATACAAATATTCAGCAGAATCAAAACTATCAGGCCATTAAAATGACTGTTCAAGGGGCACAAGGGGCTACTGAAACACTTGGAGGAAGCTTGAAGCAATTAAACGATGCCCTAGCTGGTGCCCAAAGTGGTATTGCAACTGCCAACGACAGCTTTGAAAAAACAATTGCTGGTCAAGAAGCGATTGTTAAGGGTATGGAAGCACTTGTAAAAGGAATCGAGCAGCAACAGGCTGGACTAGATGCTATGGCAAATGGTCAAGGTCAAATTGTATCAAATCTTTCAAAATTTTCAGGTGGATTAAGTAGCTTAAATGATGGGCAACAGCAGCTTTTAAATGGTTTTAAAGATTTAGGAGGCCAAATCGATCAGTTATCAACGGGATTGAATCAAAGTGCTGATGGATTAAATCAGGTTTCGACGGGATTAAATTCTGCACAAGGCTATTTATCAGGAGTTGCGAAGGAAAAACAAAATGGATTCTATATTCCAGAAGAAGTTCTTGCTGGCAAGGATTTTTCGCAAGCATTGGATGCCTATATGTCAAAAGATCGCAAAGTTATGACGATCGATGTAGTCTTTACTAAAAACCCTTATTCGATTGAAGCCATACATCGTGTTCCTGAACTAAAAGAGGCAGTGAAAAGAGCGGTAAAGGACACGAAACTTGAGAATGCAGAAGTGGCAATTGGTGGTGTAACAAGTGTTTATCATGATCTTGATACCATTTCCGAGCATGACTATTCACGGACTGTAGTGTTAATGCTTGTTGGGATTTTCATTATTTTAATCATCCTACTTCGTTCTATTATCATGCCAATTTACTTAATTGGATCGTTAATTTTAACATACTATACATCCATGGCTATATCAGAAACAATTTTCGTTAATTGGCTCGGGTACTCAGGAATCAGCTGGGCTGTTCCATTCTTTGCCTTTGTAATCCTGATTGCTCTCGGCATTGACTACAGTATTTTCCTAATGGACCGATTCAACGAATTTAAACATTTACCAGTTGAAAAAGCAATTCTTTCATCAATGAAAAAGATGGGGACAGTTATCATTTCAGCAGCGATTATTTTAGGTGGAACATTTGCAGCCATGATGCCATCAGGTGTTTTATCCTTGCTCCAAATTGCAACTATTCTTTCGATTGGCCTTTTCTTATATGCCTTCATAGTTCTCCCATTGTTAGTACCTGTAATGGTCAAAACATTTGGTGATGCAAATTGGTGGCCGTTTAGAAAACATAAGGATACTAATCAACAAAGTGATATTTCTTTGTAA
- a CDS encoding MarR family winged helix-turn-helix transcriptional regulator: MIQNLIDRYIAVSFKVTKKAESLIKEQIGNDLTNDQHYILRYIYQSKECTSSELADVFEVNKSAITAIINRMVDRELIKRTRDENDRRVVYLTLTDEGNTLFKKTEDRVHCLVKSIITKFNMEEIKNFIQTYEKLADKLIETKQDQVEE, from the coding sequence ATGATTCAGAATTTAATTGACCGTTATATAGCTGTTTCTTTCAAAGTTACGAAAAAAGCAGAGTCACTGATAAAGGAACAGATAGGTAATGATTTAACGAACGATCAACATTACATATTACGATATATATATCAATCAAAAGAGTGTACATCATCAGAATTAGCTGATGTTTTCGAGGTAAACAAAAGTGCTATTACTGCCATTATTAATCGGATGGTTGACCGGGAGCTGATCAAACGAACACGTGATGAAAATGATCGTCGGGTTGTTTACTTAACCTTAACGGACGAGGGAAACACATTATTTAAGAAAACAGAGGATAGGGTTCATTGCTTGGTGAAATCGATCATTACCAAATTTAATATGGAAGAAATCAAAAATTTCATTCAAACGTATGAAAAGTTAGCAGATAAATTAATAGAAACCAAACAAGATCAAGTGGAGGAATAG
- a CDS encoding ABC transporter ATP-binding protein: protein MGSTMIQISNLMKSYKLGGETVHALNNVSLDIKKGEFLAIIGPSGSGKSTLMNMIGCLDRPDSGEYLLDGKEIGMMSDNELATIRNLKIGFIFQNFNLLTRLTALENVELPLIYSGVPAKTRHIMALESLDKVGLADRAAHLPTQLSGGQQQRVAIARALVGNPSILLADEPTGALDSKTSSEILTVMKELNELGHTIILITHDLNIAKQTNRMVRIQDGQLFENEGEQIGSLTIY, encoded by the coding sequence ATGGGATCAACAATGATTCAAATTTCTAACTTAATGAAGTCATATAAGCTTGGTGGCGAAACCGTTCATGCACTAAATAATGTTTCACTTGATATAAAAAAAGGCGAATTCTTAGCAATTATTGGGCCATCAGGGTCAGGTAAATCTACGTTGATGAACATGATTGGCTGCTTAGACCGACCAGATTCTGGAGAATACCTCCTGGACGGTAAAGAGATCGGGATGATGAGTGATAATGAGCTTGCAACGATTCGAAACCTAAAAATTGGGTTTATCTTTCAAAATTTTAATCTGTTAACGAGATTAACCGCACTTGAAAATGTGGAGCTCCCATTAATCTATAGCGGAGTGCCGGCTAAAACTCGTCATATTATGGCACTTGAAAGTCTTGACAAGGTGGGACTTGCAGACAGGGCAGCTCATTTGCCTACTCAGCTTTCAGGAGGTCAACAGCAAAGGGTTGCTATAGCTCGAGCACTTGTGGGCAATCCCTCCATCCTTTTAGCTGATGAACCAACAGGCGCATTAGATAGCAAGACGAGTTCAGAAATTTTAACTGTAATGAAAGAGCTAAATGAATTGGGACACACGATAATTTTAATTACACATGATTTGAATATTGCTAAACAGACAAACAGAATGGTGCGTATTCAGGACGGACAGCTGTTTGAGAATGAAGGTGAACAAATTGGCAGTCTTACAATCTATTAA
- a CDS encoding efflux RND transporter periplasmic adaptor subunit, with the protein MKKWIFTLIGIVVVGFIGYQWYASKTSAQQVTTQVRTADVQKGKLEVKVSGSGTVQPVTSEDIKSTINNNEIDEVLVSANEEVKKDEELITFTDGSDPILAPADGVITTIAVSAGERVTSGQVVAHLTNYKKLQTVVQIDELDIPKIKIGQSVSIKVNAYPDQTYTGKVSAVANEGTSTNGVSSFDVTIQIDQVQNLKVGMSTEASILTASKGNALYIPLEALHTRNGEKFVILGSANSGQNGNIEQKVVKTGLFNEDFVEITEGLSEGDSVRLPQLAINSSTLSNSKGFMGGGGFGGGGMNRMTRTGGNGSSGGSANGTNGRSGN; encoded by the coding sequence ATGAAAAAATGGATTTTCACCCTCATTGGGATCGTTGTAGTAGGATTCATCGGGTACCAATGGTATGCATCAAAAACGAGTGCTCAACAAGTAACCACCCAAGTTCGAACGGCGGACGTTCAAAAAGGAAAGTTAGAAGTAAAGGTCAGTGGTTCGGGAACTGTCCAGCCAGTTACAAGTGAGGATATTAAGTCCACTATTAACAATAATGAAATCGATGAAGTACTAGTTTCTGCTAATGAAGAAGTAAAAAAAGATGAGGAATTAATAACTTTTACAGATGGAAGTGATCCAATACTTGCACCTGCCGATGGAGTTATCACAACTATCGCTGTTTCTGCAGGGGAGCGGGTTACATCAGGGCAAGTAGTTGCCCACTTAACCAACTACAAGAAATTGCAAACGGTTGTGCAAATCGATGAACTTGATATACCAAAGATTAAAATTGGACAATCCGTTAGTATAAAAGTTAATGCCTATCCGGATCAAACTTATACTGGAAAAGTTTCCGCGGTTGCTAACGAAGGAACCTCAACAAACGGAGTTTCAAGTTTTGATGTAACGATTCAAATTGATCAAGTGCAAAATCTTAAAGTTGGAATGAGCACAGAGGCAAGTATTTTAACTGCAAGCAAGGGTAACGCTCTTTATATTCCACTTGAAGCCTTGCATACAAGGAATGGCGAAAAATTTGTTATTTTAGGTTCTGCAAACTCAGGTCAAAACGGGAACATAGAACAAAAAGTGGTTAAAACAGGCTTGTTCAATGAAGATTTTGTTGAAATAACGGAAGGATTATCTGAAGGTGACTCGGTTCGTTTGCCTCAACTTGCTATAAATAGCTCAACTTTAAGTAATTCAAAAGGCTTCATGGGTGGTGGCGGATTTGGCGGTGGCGGTATGAATCGAATGACTCGTACCGGTGGAAATGGATCAAGCGGAGGGAGTGCTAACGGGACCAACGGAAGGAGTGGAAACTAA